A genomic region of Papaver somniferum cultivar HN1 chromosome 7, ASM357369v1, whole genome shotgun sequence contains the following coding sequences:
- the LOC113297861 gene encoding uncharacterized protein LOC113297861, which yields MVITQINSLASFSPYLQLSNDNKDRSRRKIRPQFSRKQDISSDDQNVSTTSKQKPSTILSALKIPKIFFVQSGIAVLGLGFIDTGYSGDWSRIGVISEENEELPKVAAFVVVPLCLYLILSLSNLEKEEEQ from the exons ATGGTGATCACACAAATTAACAGCTTGGCCTCCTTCTCACCGTATCTCCAGTTATCAAATGATAATAAAGACAGATCTCGGAGGAAAATCAGACCCCAATTTTCCAGAAAACAAGATATTAGTTCAGATGATCAAAATGTCTCAACGACCAGTAAACAAAAGCCATCGACAATATTGTCTGCTTTGAAAATTCCGaagattttttttgttcaatCTGGAATTGCTGTTCTTGGATTGGGTTTCATTGATACcgg GTATAGTGGGGATTGGTCAAGGATAGGAGTAATTTCAGAGGAGAATGAAGAGTTACCAAAAGTTGCTGCATTTGTTGTAGTACCTCTATGTCTCTATCTCATTTTATCTCTTTCTAActtggagaaagaagaggaacaaTGA